In Kitasatospora sp. NBC_00240, the following are encoded in one genomic region:
- a CDS encoding phosphatidylglycerol lysyltransferase domain-containing protein, which yields MSAPATTPADGPADTGTADTGTADTGTADTGTSRTGTSVTASADTRAPSVTASAETRAVSDAASAATRTTPAVAVPAPAGRQPTPDTSARRATSAGPATPAAAPPADAGPVEGPTAPTPEPARSRWLRQARRLRKAPLTLGLLAALWIIGAATGSLRHGPSTPLLEHVGVGLPTLDAGRWWTPLTSLVWCSGLSAYVFTSGLLLLVGPVAERRLGRRRSVLVLVTGQVVATLLGTALVRLGIAAGEGWTLDIADQIATGPGVGLFGLAAVLGYRLTILWRRRMHLSVVLVPLVATLYIGHLQGLQRFTAAVVGLAAGALLHRHGPHRDPEAEPSGARRRRRLRLRRRGRSSHNETRVLVAFCLVAAAVGPLFASLYDNAIGPFNSLSDLYLSRSYAPDEIADLCSISVHECARAHAVQDFFDSPGRLMAAAVPALLLVLAEGLRRGLRAAWRITVLTELIWICLLVRLLADDLSVLQDPADTAAVVEFFVEALLLPVLTTALLIRTRHRFQLRMGRRVVRRLCAVIATALVLTATAYVGVGSLVRDQYDPAVTVGRLVAGLPAAYLPPAYGELLSDYPIATGPVARMLVTYCGLLFWTVTLSALLVALRRPVVHVDAEDAARARALLTAHGGSTLSFISTWDGNHYWFDEAGEAAVPYRVLSTVALTTGDPFGEPEARRRAVAGFARYCDARGWTPCFYSVTPEIRAAAAELGWRSLQVAEDTVVALPELAFTGKKWQDIRTSLNKAGKQGIVAEWWTYRDAPADIKDQIRSISEEWVCDKGLPEMGFTLGGLDELEDPAVRVLIAVDPERQVHGLTSWMPVYEDGRPVGWTLDFMRRGSDGFRGVMEFLIASAALGFKEEGARFLSLSGAPLARADRGQDPTSLQRMLDWMGKVLEPVYGFRSLLAFKAKFQPEYRPLYMVYPDPAALPSITRAIGKAYLPHLTAAQGVRLMRKLSA from the coding sequence ATGAGCGCCCCGGCCACCACCCCGGCCGACGGGCCCGCCGACACCGGTACCGCCGACACCGGTACCGCCGACACCGGTACCGCCGACACCGGTACCTCCCGGACCGGAACCTCCGTCACCGCATCCGCGGACACGCGAGCGCCGTCCGTCACCGCGTCCGCGGAGACCCGAGCGGTCTCCGACGCCGCGTCGGCGGCGACCCGAACGACGCCCGCCGTCGCCGTCCCCGCCCCGGCCGGCCGGCAACCCACCCCCGACACCTCCGCCCGTCGCGCCACCTCCGCCGGTCCCGCCACCCCGGCCGCCGCGCCGCCCGCCGACGCCGGCCCCGTCGAGGGACCGACCGCACCGACGCCCGAACCGGCCCGTTCCCGCTGGCTGCGGCAGGCCCGCCGGCTGCGCAAGGCGCCGCTGACCCTCGGTCTGCTCGCGGCCCTGTGGATCATCGGGGCGGCCACCGGCAGCCTGCGCCACGGGCCGTCCACGCCGCTCCTGGAGCATGTCGGCGTGGGCCTGCCCACCCTGGACGCCGGCCGCTGGTGGACCCCGCTCACCTCGCTGGTCTGGTGCTCCGGCCTGAGCGCCTACGTCTTCACCAGCGGGCTGCTCCTCCTGGTCGGGCCGGTCGCCGAACGCCGGCTGGGCCGGCGCCGCAGCGTCCTGGTGCTGGTCACCGGCCAGGTCGTCGCTACCCTGCTCGGCACCGCCCTGGTACGCCTGGGGATCGCCGCCGGCGAGGGCTGGACCCTGGACATCGCCGACCAGATCGCCACCGGTCCGGGCGTCGGGCTGTTCGGGCTCGCCGCCGTCCTCGGCTACCGCCTGACCATCCTGTGGCGCCGCCGGATGCACCTGTCGGTGGTCCTCGTCCCGCTGGTCGCCACCCTCTACATCGGCCACCTGCAGGGCCTGCAGCGTTTCACCGCCGCCGTCGTCGGCCTCGCCGCCGGCGCCCTCCTGCACCGCCACGGCCCGCACCGCGACCCCGAGGCTGAGCCTTCCGGCGCGAGGCGCCGGCGCCGTCTGCGGCTGCGCCGGCGCGGCCGGTCCTCGCACAACGAGACCCGCGTCCTGGTCGCCTTCTGCCTGGTCGCGGCGGCGGTCGGCCCGCTCTTCGCCTCGCTGTACGACAACGCCATCGGGCCCTTCAACAGCCTTTCCGACCTCTACCTCTCGCGCTCCTACGCACCGGACGAGATCGCCGACCTCTGCTCGATCTCCGTCCACGAATGCGCCCGGGCGCACGCCGTCCAGGACTTCTTCGACTCACCCGGACGCCTGATGGCCGCCGCCGTCCCCGCGCTGCTGCTGGTACTCGCGGAGGGCCTGCGGCGCGGCCTGCGCGCCGCCTGGCGGATCACCGTCCTCACCGAGCTGATCTGGATCTGCCTGCTGGTCCGGCTGCTCGCCGACGACCTCTCCGTCCTGCAGGACCCGGCCGACACCGCGGCCGTCGTCGAGTTCTTCGTCGAGGCCCTGCTGCTGCCCGTGCTGACCACCGCCCTGCTGATCCGCACCCGGCACCGCTTCCAGCTGCGGATGGGCCGCCGGGTGGTCCGGCGCCTGTGCGCCGTCATCGCGACGGCTCTGGTGCTCACCGCCACGGCCTACGTCGGGGTCGGCAGCCTGGTCCGCGACCAGTACGACCCGGCCGTCACCGTGGGCCGGCTGGTCGCCGGGCTGCCCGCCGCCTACCTGCCACCGGCCTACGGCGAACTGCTGTCCGACTACCCGATCGCCACCGGGCCGGTGGCCCGAATGCTGGTCACCTACTGCGGACTGCTGTTCTGGACGGTGACCCTGTCCGCCCTGCTGGTCGCGCTGCGCCGGCCGGTGGTGCATGTGGACGCGGAGGACGCGGCCCGCGCCCGGGCCCTGCTCACCGCCCACGGCGGCAGCACGCTGTCCTTCATCAGCACCTGGGACGGGAACCACTACTGGTTCGACGAGGCGGGCGAGGCGGCGGTGCCCTACCGGGTGCTGTCCACCGTCGCGCTGACCACCGGTGACCCGTTCGGCGAGCCGGAGGCCAGGCGCCGGGCGGTGGCCGGGTTCGCCCGCTACTGCGACGCGCGCGGCTGGACCCCGTGCTTCTACAGCGTCACCCCCGAGATCCGCGCGGCCGCCGCCGAACTCGGCTGGCGCTCCCTGCAGGTCGCCGAGGACACCGTGGTGGCACTGCCCGAGCTCGCCTTCACCGGCAAGAAGTGGCAGGACATCAGGACGTCGCTGAACAAGGCCGGCAAGCAGGGCATCGTCGCCGAGTGGTGGACCTACCGCGACGCCCCGGCCGACATCAAGGACCAGATCCGGTCCATCTCCGAGGAGTGGGTCTGCGACAAGGGCCTGCCGGAGATGGGCTTCACCCTCGGCGGCCTGGACGAACTCGAGGACCCGGCCGTCCGGGTGCTGATCGCCGTCGACCCGGAGCGCCAGGTGCACGGGCTGACCAGCTGGATGCCCGTCTACGAGGACGGCCGCCCGGTCGGCTGGACCCTGGACTTCATGCGGCGCGGCTCCGACGGGTTCCGGGGCGTGATGGAGTTCCTGATCGCCTCCGCAGCGCTCGGCTTCAAGGAGGAGGGCGCCCGCTTCCTGTCCCTCTCCGGTGCGCCGCTGGCCCGCGCCGACCGCGGCCAGGACCCGACCTCCCTGCAGCGGATGCTGGACTGGATGGGCAAGGTGCTGGAGCCGGTCTACGGCTTCCGCTCGCTGCTCGCCTTCAAGGCCAAGTTCCAGCCCGAGTACCGGCCGCTGTACATGGTCTACCCGGACCCGGCGGCCCTGCCCAGCATCACCCGCGCGATCGGCAAGGCCTACCTGCCGCACCTGACTGCGGCCCAGGGCGTGCGTCTGATGCGCAAGCTGTCGGCGTGA
- a CDS encoding LysR family transcriptional regulator — MLNLTQLEILVKVVESGGFSGAAKSLYMSQPAVSNHIRNLESSCGVQLVHRTSQGAQATPAGEVVVEHARRIFEIVDSLQRAVSDYRGLGGGRLVLAGTTTLGTYLLPRLVADFAARAPKVACQIRVGNEDVVESWLIRGEVALGLCIDPPREEKLLSEAMFEEAMVLVAAPGSPLVGRPLVAADLADQRFLMREMGSATRRLQESALRSWGLEGVEQWDLWGPDTLKESAHQGLGVALLSEHATSREIGFGMLAELTVDPPPPTRTVSLVRRADRVLTPPEEVFVALVRAVAEWPADRRRSVPDAG; from the coding sequence ATGCTGAATCTCACCCAACTCGAAATCCTGGTGAAAGTGGTGGAGAGCGGCGGATTCTCGGGGGCCGCCAAGTCGCTCTACATGAGCCAGCCCGCGGTTTCGAATCACATCCGGAATCTGGAGAGCTCGTGCGGTGTCCAGCTGGTGCACCGGACGAGCCAGGGCGCCCAGGCCACCCCCGCGGGTGAGGTGGTGGTCGAGCACGCGCGGCGGATCTTCGAGATCGTCGACTCCCTCCAGCGGGCCGTCTCGGACTACCGGGGGCTGGGCGGCGGCCGGCTGGTACTGGCCGGTACCACCACCCTCGGCACCTACCTCCTGCCCCGCCTGGTGGCGGACTTCGCCGCGCGTGCCCCCAAGGTGGCCTGCCAGATCCGGGTCGGGAACGAGGACGTCGTGGAGTCCTGGCTGATCCGCGGCGAGGTCGCGCTCGGCCTGTGCATCGACCCGCCGCGCGAGGAGAAACTGCTGTCGGAGGCGATGTTCGAGGAGGCGATGGTGCTGGTCGCCGCGCCGGGTTCGCCGTTGGTCGGGCGGCCCCTGGTGGCCGCCGACCTCGCGGACCAGCGCTTCCTGATGCGCGAGATGGGATCGGCCACCAGGCGGCTGCAGGAGAGCGCGCTGCGGTCCTGGGGCCTTGAGGGTGTCGAGCAGTGGGACCTGTGGGGGCCCGACACCCTCAAGGAGTCAGCGCACCAGGGGCTGGGGGTCGCTCTGCTCTCCGAGCACGCCACGAGCCGGGAGATCGGGTTCGGCATGCTGGCCGAGCTGACCGTCGATCCGCCGCCGCCGACCCGTACCGTTTCGCTGGTGCGGCGCGCCGACCGGGTGCTCACCCCGCCGGAGGAGGTGTTCGTCGCCCTGGTGCGGGCGGTCGCCGAGTGGCCCGCGGACCGGCGGCGGTCAGTACCTGATGCAGGCTGA